A window of Neorhizobium galegae bv. orientalis str. HAMBI 540 genomic DNA:
ACGGCGATATCCTGCTGCTTGAAAACACCCGTTTCCACAAGGGCGAGGAAAAGAACGACCCGGGCTTCACCGAGGCGCTCGCCAGGAACGGCGATATCTTCGTCAACGACGCCTTCTCAGCCGCTCACCGCGCCCATGCCTCGACCGAGGGCCTCGCCCATCACCTGCCCGCCTATGCCGGCCGCACCATGCAGGAAGAACTCGAAGCGCTCGAAAAAGGCCTCGGCAATCCCGCCCGCCCAGTCGTCGCGATCGTCGGCGGCGCCAAGGTTTCGACCAAGATCGACCTGCTGCAGAACCTCGTCAAACGGGTCGACGCGCTGGTGATCGGCGGCGGCATGGCCAACACCTTCATCGCGGCACAGGGCATCGATGTCGGCAAATCGCTCTGCGAGCACGACCTTGCCGACACGGCCCGCAAGATCATGGCAGAAGCCGAAGCGTCCAATTGCGCCATCGTGCTGCCGGTCGACGGCGTCGTCGCCCGCGAGTTCAAGGCTGGTGCCGCCAACGAAGTGGTCGATATCGACAAGATCCCGGCTGACGCCATGATGCTCGACGTCGGACCGAAGTCGGTGGCAGCCGTCAACGAATGGATCTCCAAGGCCTCGACGCTGGTCTGGAACGGCCCGCTCGGCGCCTTCGAGATCGCGCCGTTCGACAAGGCGACGGTCGCTGCCGCCAAACACGCGGCAGCCCAGACGAAAGCCGGCAAGCTTACGTCGGTCGCCGGCGGCGGCGATACGGTCGCGGCCCTCAACCATGCAGGTGCGGCCGACGACTTCTCCTACGTCTCGACCGCCGGCGGCGCATTCCTGGAATGGATGGAAGGCAAGGATCTACCCGGCGTCTCGGTGCTGATCAAGACCGCCTGATCTGTCATTTTCCGAAACGGAGCGCGTTCCATATAGGGCGGCGCGCTCCCGAGTTAACTGGTTTAAAAAATTTTAGATGTTTTAAACGATTGAAAGCATTTCAATCGTTTCAATAACTTAAGGGTGCATTTCCCTTTAAAAAAAGTTCTGTTATCCGACAGTTTAGGGAGATATGCGCGCGTTTCGCGCCAACTTTAGGGACAGGAGTTTAGTATGGTGGACGCCAAGATGTTGAACAAGATGAGCTCTGCGCCCGGATTTATTGCGGCGCTGGATCAGAGCGGTGGTTCAACACCCGGAGCGTTGCGTCTGTATGGTGTGTCCGAGTCCGACTATCAGGGTGACGAGGAGATGTTCCGCCTGGTGCATGCCATGCGCGTCCGCATCATGAGCGCGCCCGCCTTTACAGGCGACAAGGTTCTCGGTGCTATCCTGTTCGAGCGAACCATGGACGGCGACGTCGATGGTGAGCCTGTTCCCTCCTATCTCTGGGAAAAGCGCGGCGTCGTCCCCTTTCTCAAAGTCGACAAGGGCCTGAATGCCGAGGAAAACGGCGTTCAGACGATGAAGTCGATGCCCGATCTGGATACTCTCCTGATCCGCGGTCGTGAAAAGGGGATTTTCGGGAC
This region includes:
- a CDS encoding phosphoglycerate kinase; amino-acid sequence: MPAFKTLDDLTDIAAKRVLVRVDLNVPVAADGKVTDATRIERVAPTILELSKKGAKVILLAHFGRPKGEPVADMSLSLIVSAVNQVLGHKILFASDCIGPEAEQAIAGMKNGDILLLENTRFHKGEEKNDPGFTEALARNGDIFVNDAFSAAHRAHASTEGLAHHLPAYAGRTMQEELEALEKGLGNPARPVVAIVGGAKVSTKIDLLQNLVKRVDALVIGGGMANTFIAAQGIDVGKSLCEHDLADTARKIMAEAEASNCAIVLPVDGVVAREFKAGAANEVVDIDKIPADAMMLDVGPKSVAAVNEWISKASTLVWNGPLGAFEIAPFDKATVAAAKHAAAQTKAGKLTSVAGGGDTVAALNHAGAADDFSYVSTAGGAFLEWMEGKDLPGVSVLIKTA